The Cervus canadensis isolate Bull #8, Minnesota chromosome X, ASM1932006v1, whole genome shotgun sequence genome contains a region encoding:
- the LOC122435705 gene encoding olfactory receptor 1361-like, which translates to MLQGNQTISEFFLLGLTAVSEQQQHIFELFLCMYLVTMVGNLLIILAIVSDAHLHSPMYFFLANLSFTDICFISTTVPKMLADIQSQSPVISFAGCLTQMYFFMLLVDLDNFLLAAMAYDRYVAICHPLHYAALLSLKRCALLVVTPCVVCNLVSVLHLGLLGLLNFCDQREIPHFFCDLEPILRLACSDTQINDLIVLVIGGSVIFIPFTFICVSYCLIACTVLRIPSAKGKWKTFSTCGSHFLAVSLFYGSIGGVYFLPSSAYSAERDKVAAVMYSVVTPMMNPFIYSLRNKDMKAAVRRLLIRKNYFWRC; encoded by the coding sequence ATGCTCCAAGGAAACCAAACTATCTCTGAATTTTTCCTCCTGGGACTCACAGCGGTGtctgaacagcagcagcacatCTTTGAGCTGTTTTTGTGCATGTATCTGGTTACCATGGTGGGAAATTTACTTATCATCCTGGCTATTGTCAGTGATGCTCACCTCCACagccccatgtacttcttccttgCCAATCTATCCTTCACCGACATCTGCTTCATATCTACTACAGTCCCCAAAATGTTGGCAGACATCCAAAGCCAGAGCCCAGTCATCTCCTTTGCAGGATGCCTTACACAAATGTACTTTTTTATGTTGCTGGTGGACCTGGACAATTTCCTCTTGGCAGCCATGGCATATGACCGGTACGTTGCCATCTGTCACCCATTACACTATGCTGCATTACTGAGTCTGAAGCGTTGTGCCCTGTTGGTAGTGACTCCATGCGTTGTCTGTAATCTTGTTTCAGTACTTCATCTCGGTCTGCTGGGCCTCTTGAATTTCTGTGATCAGAGAGAAATTCCACACTTCTTCTGTGACCTGGAACCCATTTTAAGACTGGCTTGTTCAGACACTCAGATCAATGACTTGATAGTCCTAGTAATTGGGGGATCAGTTATCTTCATTCCATTCACCTTCATCTGTGTTTCCTATTGCCTTATTGCTTGCACTGTACTTAGGATTCCTTCAGCCAAGGGGAAGTGGAAAACATTCTCCACTTGTGGCTCCCATTTCTTAGCTGTGTCCCTCTTCTACGGATCTATCGGTGGGGTCtactttcttccctcttctgccTACTCAGCAGAAAGGGATAAGGTGGCTGCCGTCATGTATTCAGTGGTGACTCCCATGATGAATCCCTTCATCTATAGTCTAAGGAACAAGGACATGAAGGCAGCTGTGAGGAGACTACTTATCAGGAAAAACTATTTCTGGAGATGCTGA